A portion of the Scleropages formosus chromosome 15, fSclFor1.1, whole genome shotgun sequence genome contains these proteins:
- the LOC108941463 gene encoding uncharacterized protein LOC108941463 isoform X3 produces MAALAQLPQEVWLLVLSFLEPKDRAHIRASCQFFRRLADHPCLWRKHTVLLKEGRSFNRGLWRTLRRRRPGAIVIQKATIRALESMSTQLPWLASLTIEQCSDSKVLYNLPRFKNLAELVMVGVPCPPGLADLMASLVRLTNLCLCSLKGDPRAVLLHAAPHLTNLMTLRYHQSDHPLNKRALNTLLSNLPNLKCLSLKMGKLHGTLPDDYFTLPRVNGDRSAAGQQGKCEPVLTRLELLHYMDPILSPVALDHLSSLESLTVFYRQRSVEAHECNLNKWLHKLPCLNGYSLGAYVHSVPAMLRTLCLQNVVFGPADLSAIGKRAPGIQHLSVDRRICDGQRSLQEVPVLFHQLRTLQMSYLDMAELDFGSLAQLQHLDQLVILDSHPSCRADLLDQIHKFKCLTDYRVQVVHSERRRDPFICYCCL; encoded by the exons ATGGCCGCCTTGGCGCAGCTCCCTCAGGAGGTGTGGCTCCTCGTGCTCTCCTTCCTCGAGCCTAAGGACAGGGCGCACATCCGTGCTTCCTGTCAGTTCTTCAGGCGGCTCGCGGACCACCCGTGCCTGTGGAGGAAGCACACGGTGCTGCTCAAGGAGGGCCGGTCATTCAACCGGGGGCTGTGGAGAACCCTGCGGCGCAGGAGGCCTGGAGCCATTGTGATCCAGAAGGCGACTATAAGGGCCCTGGAGAGCATGTCTACACAGCTGCCCTGGCTTGCTTCCCTGACCATAGAACAGTGCTCAGACAGCAAGGTGCTCTACAACCTGCCTCGCTTTAAAAACCTTGCTGAACTGGTCATGGTGGGTGTGCCGTGCCCTCCTGGCCTGGCTGACTTGATGGCTTCCTTGGTCCGGCTCACAAACTTATGCCTGTGCAGCCTTAAGGGTGACCCCAGGGCTGTGCTGCTCCATGCTGCACCCCACCTCACCAACCTGATGACTCTGCGTTACCACCAAAGTGACCATCCCCTGAACAAGCGGGCCTTGAACACCCTCCTTTCCAACTTGCCCAACCTGAAGTGTTTGTCTCTGAAAATGGGGAAACTGCATGGAACACTTCCCGATGATTATTTTACCCTACCCAGAGTAAATGGGGACCGCAGCG CAGCAGGTCAGCAAGGAAAGTGtgaacctgtgctgaccaggtTGGAGCTCCTGCACTACATGGACCCCATTCTGTCTCCTGTGGCTCTGGATCACCTCTCCTCCCTAGAGAGTTTGACCGTGTTTTACCGACAAAGGAGTGTGGAGGCCCACGAGTGTAACCTGAACAAATGGCTGCACAAGCTTCCGTGCCTGA ATGGCTACTCTCTCGGCGCATACGTGCACTCCGTGCCAGCAATGTTGAGGACGCTATGCCTGCAGAATGTGGTTTTCGGGCCGGCAGACCTGAGCGCAATAGGGAAGCGAGCGCCAGGCATACAGCACCTCTCTGTGGACAGGAGGATCTGTGATGGCCAGCGGAGCCTGCAAGAGGTCCCTGTCCTCTTTCACCAGCTGAGGACTCTCCAGATGAG TTACCTGGACATGGCAGAACTGGATTTCGGGAGCCTGGCCCAACTGCAGCACCTGGATCAGCTGGTGATTTTGGACTCGCACCCCAGCTGCAGGGCAGACCTTCTGGATCAGATCCACAAGTTCAAGTGCCTGACAGACTACAGGGTCCAAGTGGTTCATTCCGAGCGCCGCAGAGACCCATTCATCTGCTACTGTTGCCTGTAA
- the LOC108941463 gene encoding uncharacterized protein LOC108941463 isoform X1, translating to MAALAQLPQEVWLLVLSFLEPKDRAHIRASCQFFRRLADHPCLWRKHTVLLKEGRSFNRGLWRTLRRRRPGAIVIQKATIRALESMSTQLPWLASLTIEQCSDSKVLYNLPRFKNLAELVMVGVPCPPGLADLMASLVRLTNLCLCSLKGDPRAVLLHAAPHLTNLMTLRYHQSDHPLNKRALNTLLSNLPNLKCLSLKMGKLHGTLPDDYFTLPRVNGDRSAAGQQGKCEPVLTRLELLHYMDPILSPVALDHLSSLESLTVFYRQRSVEAHECNLNKWLHKLPCLSELTVMNGYSLGAYVHSVPAMLRTLCLQNVVFGPADLSAIGKRAPGIQHLSVDRRICDGQRSLQEVPVLFHQLRTLQMSYLDMAELDFGSLAQLQHLDQLVILDSHPSCRADLLDQIHKFKCLTDYRVQVVHSERRRDPFICYCCL from the exons ATGGCCGCCTTGGCGCAGCTCCCTCAGGAGGTGTGGCTCCTCGTGCTCTCCTTCCTCGAGCCTAAGGACAGGGCGCACATCCGTGCTTCCTGTCAGTTCTTCAGGCGGCTCGCGGACCACCCGTGCCTGTGGAGGAAGCACACGGTGCTGCTCAAGGAGGGCCGGTCATTCAACCGGGGGCTGTGGAGAACCCTGCGGCGCAGGAGGCCTGGAGCCATTGTGATCCAGAAGGCGACTATAAGGGCCCTGGAGAGCATGTCTACACAGCTGCCCTGGCTTGCTTCCCTGACCATAGAACAGTGCTCAGACAGCAAGGTGCTCTACAACCTGCCTCGCTTTAAAAACCTTGCTGAACTGGTCATGGTGGGTGTGCCGTGCCCTCCTGGCCTGGCTGACTTGATGGCTTCCTTGGTCCGGCTCACAAACTTATGCCTGTGCAGCCTTAAGGGTGACCCCAGGGCTGTGCTGCTCCATGCTGCACCCCACCTCACCAACCTGATGACTCTGCGTTACCACCAAAGTGACCATCCCCTGAACAAGCGGGCCTTGAACACCCTCCTTTCCAACTTGCCCAACCTGAAGTGTTTGTCTCTGAAAATGGGGAAACTGCATGGAACACTTCCCGATGATTATTTTACCCTACCCAGAGTAAATGGGGACCGCAGCG CAGCAGGTCAGCAAGGAAAGTGtgaacctgtgctgaccaggtTGGAGCTCCTGCACTACATGGACCCCATTCTGTCTCCTGTGGCTCTGGATCACCTCTCCTCCCTAGAGAGTTTGACCGTGTTTTACCGACAAAGGAGTGTGGAGGCCCACGAGTGTAACCTGAACAAATGGCTGCACAAGCTTCCGTGCCTGAGTGAGCTCACAGTTATGA ATGGCTACTCTCTCGGCGCATACGTGCACTCCGTGCCAGCAATGTTGAGGACGCTATGCCTGCAGAATGTGGTTTTCGGGCCGGCAGACCTGAGCGCAATAGGGAAGCGAGCGCCAGGCATACAGCACCTCTCTGTGGACAGGAGGATCTGTGATGGCCAGCGGAGCCTGCAAGAGGTCCCTGTCCTCTTTCACCAGCTGAGGACTCTCCAGATGAG TTACCTGGACATGGCAGAACTGGATTTCGGGAGCCTGGCCCAACTGCAGCACCTGGATCAGCTGGTGATTTTGGACTCGCACCCCAGCTGCAGGGCAGACCTTCTGGATCAGATCCACAAGTTCAAGTGCCTGACAGACTACAGGGTCCAAGTGGTTCATTCCGAGCGCCGCAGAGACCCATTCATCTGCTACTGTTGCCTGTAA
- the LOC108941463 gene encoding uncharacterized protein LOC108941463 isoform X2 has translation MAALAQLPQEVWLLVLSFLEPKDRAHIRASCQFFRRLADHPCLWRKHTVLLKEGRSFNRGLWRTLRRRRPGAIVIQKATIRALESMSTQLPWLASLTIEQCSDSKVLYNLPRFKNLAELVMVGVPCPPGLADLMASLVRLTNLCLCSLKGDPRAVLLHAAPHLTNLMTLRYHQSDHPLNKRALNTLLSNLPNLKCLSLKMGKLHGTLPDDYFTLPRVNGDRSAGQQGKCEPVLTRLELLHYMDPILSPVALDHLSSLESLTVFYRQRSVEAHECNLNKWLHKLPCLSELTVMNGYSLGAYVHSVPAMLRTLCLQNVVFGPADLSAIGKRAPGIQHLSVDRRICDGQRSLQEVPVLFHQLRTLQMSYLDMAELDFGSLAQLQHLDQLVILDSHPSCRADLLDQIHKFKCLTDYRVQVVHSERRRDPFICYCCL, from the exons ATGGCCGCCTTGGCGCAGCTCCCTCAGGAGGTGTGGCTCCTCGTGCTCTCCTTCCTCGAGCCTAAGGACAGGGCGCACATCCGTGCTTCCTGTCAGTTCTTCAGGCGGCTCGCGGACCACCCGTGCCTGTGGAGGAAGCACACGGTGCTGCTCAAGGAGGGCCGGTCATTCAACCGGGGGCTGTGGAGAACCCTGCGGCGCAGGAGGCCTGGAGCCATTGTGATCCAGAAGGCGACTATAAGGGCCCTGGAGAGCATGTCTACACAGCTGCCCTGGCTTGCTTCCCTGACCATAGAACAGTGCTCAGACAGCAAGGTGCTCTACAACCTGCCTCGCTTTAAAAACCTTGCTGAACTGGTCATGGTGGGTGTGCCGTGCCCTCCTGGCCTGGCTGACTTGATGGCTTCCTTGGTCCGGCTCACAAACTTATGCCTGTGCAGCCTTAAGGGTGACCCCAGGGCTGTGCTGCTCCATGCTGCACCCCACCTCACCAACCTGATGACTCTGCGTTACCACCAAAGTGACCATCCCCTGAACAAGCGGGCCTTGAACACCCTCCTTTCCAACTTGCCCAACCTGAAGTGTTTGTCTCTGAAAATGGGGAAACTGCATGGAACACTTCCCGATGATTATTTTACCCTACCCAGAGTAAATGGGGACCGCAGCG CAGGTCAGCAAGGAAAGTGtgaacctgtgctgaccaggtTGGAGCTCCTGCACTACATGGACCCCATTCTGTCTCCTGTGGCTCTGGATCACCTCTCCTCCCTAGAGAGTTTGACCGTGTTTTACCGACAAAGGAGTGTGGAGGCCCACGAGTGTAACCTGAACAAATGGCTGCACAAGCTTCCGTGCCTGAGTGAGCTCACAGTTATGA ATGGCTACTCTCTCGGCGCATACGTGCACTCCGTGCCAGCAATGTTGAGGACGCTATGCCTGCAGAATGTGGTTTTCGGGCCGGCAGACCTGAGCGCAATAGGGAAGCGAGCGCCAGGCATACAGCACCTCTCTGTGGACAGGAGGATCTGTGATGGCCAGCGGAGCCTGCAAGAGGTCCCTGTCCTCTTTCACCAGCTGAGGACTCTCCAGATGAG TTACCTGGACATGGCAGAACTGGATTTCGGGAGCCTGGCCCAACTGCAGCACCTGGATCAGCTGGTGATTTTGGACTCGCACCCCAGCTGCAGGGCAGACCTTCTGGATCAGATCCACAAGTTCAAGTGCCTGACAGACTACAGGGTCCAAGTGGTTCATTCCGAGCGCCGCAGAGACCCATTCATCTGCTACTGTTGCCTGTAA